Sequence from the Schistocerca americana isolate TAMUIC-IGC-003095 chromosome 11, iqSchAmer2.1, whole genome shotgun sequence genome:
CCTGGTTTGTAATCCAAAGTGGTTACTTGTAATAAGATCATATTTTACAGTAAAATTTTTGATCTGTTTTGCAGCTACTTTCTGTTGcaattttgtcagggctggatcaataaaaatatgcTGATAGTTTCCCATGTCTTTCCTCGACCCTTTCTTGAACAAAGGTCTGACTTTGGCATGCTTAAAAACATCGTAAAATCATTCCTGTTCAAAAGACTGGTTGAATATTTTAGATAGGGGAGGTGCTATTATGCCACATATTGTTTTAATCACTTTAGTGGGTATCCGATCCCACTCAGCAGTTTTTTATACCTTCTAGAGTCAGGAAATGTGGTGTCATCTGAGCTACTACTAAGCATGGACTCCTGGTGGTCATGGATGCATGAAGAGAGCTTATATTAACACATTTTGCTGTAAAATCCATATTGGTTCCTGCAAGCAGGATACTTTCTTTTCAAGAAGATAATCTGACATGAGCATGAAATGTGTTGGGTTATTTCACAACAGATGACCATTAGCAATGTAGGTCAGTAGTTGTATGCACCAGTGAGactaacattttttaaaatggtaGCCACTAGCACCGTTTTCTGACTTCTTTGAATGCTTCGTTGGCCCAGTTACCTGcgtgttcctttgagtaatctataCAGAAGTGAACTAATGTGCAATCACACTGAATGGCATTTCCTCTATTGCATtaactttttttcaattttatacttTCTTGTATCTATATCTGTCATTTAGACTTATGATGCAACCTATAGAAAAGTGAATGTAGTGTCAGTTATGGACAAAGCTTATTACCAAGACTGGCAGGGCTGGTATTTTATGCCTTGAGCTGCAGAACCGTGTAAACAGATAGTCTCAAACTGCAATGACAGTCACTAAATGGTTGTACAAAACTGGGAACTGATAAGATTCTGAGCAGTAGTTAGTGATGTGTAGAAACATCATAAGAAGACCCATgtctacagggtgtctcaaaccttttgggtcagatTGGAACAGTGGGTCTACAATCAACTGTATTGAGACTGGGAACCAATGGTTGGAAATggatatttattttgttgtgggcaTATACAGCGTACACTGCAGAACAATATCTTAGCTCgttgtaattgttcaaagtgatggcCAGCAGTGTCAACACATGCACGGTAATGGCACGTaaagttctgccgcactctctcaaagatccctggtgtctcTTGTACTAGGAGACACACAGCTTGGATCCTAATAAGCAGGTGTTCATCTATTTCTACAGTGCTTTCATACACCAACatcttgatatagccccagaagaaAAAGTTTAGAGATGTGAGATCGGGCGATCACGCTGGCTGTGGGACAGGGTAGCCCCTTCGAATCCAGTGGTGAAGGTACACATTGTTCAGGTGCTCAGAGACATTAATATCGATGTGAGCCAGTGCACCACCAAATTGAAACCACATCCGTTCACAGGTAGCAAAGGGTACAGTCTCAATGAACTGTGGCAACAAATCTCACTGCAACAACAGGAAAGTTTGGGCCAGTCAAGTGGAAAGGCAACAAACTAGGTCCTATTAGGTGATGTTGGACAGTGCCCACCCATATATTGACAGAAAATCATTGCTGGTGGCCACTGATGTGGGTGGCGTGGGGATTGTCCTCACTTCAGACGTGGCTGTTGTGATCGGTGGAAACACCATGATGGGTCAATAAGTCCTCATCTGTGAACAACTCAAACTGTATGAAGCTTGGAACTACAGCACTGCGGGGActaatccattgacagaagtgaatACGGGGCTCAAAATGTGTTGGTTCCAGTGCTTGTGCACGTTATTTATGATAGGGGTGTAATACCTGTTCACCGGTACTCTCCACACTTTATCCTTCAAAGTGTGTGTTTCGCAGGCAAGATGACAGATGCTTGTTGCTGGGTGGTCAGCTATGTGATCCAACAACATCTTTGCTAAGTCTGTTGTTTAGACATCTCTTTGGCAGGAACCGTGACTGGTTTCCCTGTGGCGTGAATAACCATGTCTTCATAAGTTGATATCCATGGAAATAAACTTCTTCCAATTAGGATGATGTCTATTGGGAAAATGTTCTGTGTACACTCATGCTGCTTTATGGGCACTACAtcctgctgcaccatacattaaatgcCTTTTGCCAACTTTCATGACAAGTAACATTCCATCTTTGACTACGAGTATGCACTGAACACAGTAAAGCACTTAACTGTCAACAAATCTTGAGCTAACTGATGCAAGAGACAACTGACACCAGGAATAgtggtgtgtgtgcgcgtgtgcgtgtgtgcgcatgGGGCACAGGTTAATGCACTAGTGTGATGCATGTGGTCGTCGTTACACGCCATGAACCAAGTTGTGTACAGTATGTTTATTTGGTGATCAGGGGTGTATGCTGTTTCTCACCCATTACCTGTACCAGTATACAACTTACCCAATATGTTTGCGAGATTGTGGCAGAACTGAATGCGCCATTGTCATCTATGCGTTGACActgatggtcatcactttgaacagttaCGATGTTGTTGTTATGTGGTGTGTGCTCTGTATGTCtgaaacacaataaatatgcatttccaaccATTGGTTCCCTTTCTCAATATAATCAACTatggacccactatcacctgtttcatttTGATCCAAAAGGTTTGAAACGCCTTGCATATGCAGTGCAGTACAATGGCCTTCTCTTTATCAACTTCTTCTAATGCATCACTGTGTGAGTGGTGACTGACAGAATTTGATGTGTAAACTTACTTTGTATATAACTAAAACTCCTTTTTCTGCAGTTCGATATACAGTGTTATGAGTTTAATTTTATTGAACAGTTGTACTACAAAATTTTCAACTCATATTTCACAGATATCTGTCGTGAGATGAGAAACACTTCACCCTCACATTTGTGTTTCTGGGATTTACTGTATGTGGCTTAGTAAATGAATatcagtctcacacacacacacacacacacacacacacacacacacacacacacacacaaacaaacaaacaaaaaaacaaaaaagaagcagAGCTGGGAAAATTGCAATGGTAATATTACATGACATGCACAAGAAAGGCTAATCAGATGCAGTTCgtgattgtaattttttaattGATTCATTACGACAACTACATGAAATTTACCCATGATTAGTATGTTAACCAAGCTCAATCTGAtggaatattttaatattatacaaatatatttttctttgaAGAAGCAGTCGACACAAGAAAGCTAAGTAGCCATGTTATTAGgaaaaaatcaataaatatgtaAGCTTTATGGAATTTTCAAAATCTTAAAAGgtagaaataacaaaaaattaagtcagttTTTAATATCAAAATTTGTGGCAGACATGATTCTTCCAAAAATTTATAagttgatttttttgttttattttcagctCCTAGAAGAGCCATCAGGAATTACAACTTCAAGTGATGATGTAAAAATGGATCCAGAACTAAAAGTAGAAGTGACTGCTAGTGAATGGAATGTAAGTATTTAATTAAAAATTGTAGTCAATGTCAGTGAAAATGAGGTATCTAGATAACTGCAAAACAAACCATATATGCTAAAGTCGaagagtggaaaatccaggatggaatgtaccaATAGAACGAAAAGGATAGTCGCTActaaccatatagcggagatgctgagttgcagaaaggtgCATTAAAAAGACTGTCGGGAAGTTAGATttcagccaacaaggtctttgtcaaaaatagaaacacacacacacacacacacacacacacacacacacacacacacgcacgcaaatgcgagactgcgtgtgtgtgtgtgtgtgtgtgtgtgtgtgtgtgtgtgtgcaaattagTCAGTAACATATGTCTAATCTAAAACCATGCTGCTTTCCAGGTTTTCCAAGACTAAGGCTTTTCCTTTTATCACTGGCTTAGCTTCCCTCTCTGCATACACCAGCTGTATTCCTTCTGTCCAATAGTCAACTGTATCTCACCTTTCCTGAACCCCATACCAATATCTATACAGAGAAACTGAATTCTGTGTAGTACCGATATGTGTGCTGTAAGAAGTGGTGGTCAGTTCCTGTTGTGGGAAACTTTTTACCTACCACTATATGTGTGAGCGTTACATATACCCTGACGTAAACACTGCAAATAATTGTAGTGGCCCATTGCATTGTGCTATTTTTCATTGCAATTGTCATATTCCATGGACCCAATGGAAagtggtcttcggaatgtgaaagGAAGTCAAGAatgtacatttattttaatttaaatgcaAGACAATGAAATGACTTTAAAATAATGCAGTACAGTGCTAATTCTAAATATACATTAACGTAAAACTTTAAATTTAAGAATTTCTGTGACCATATGCTTTAATGGTCTAGGAGAAGTTGCCCAATAGAAAGATTTTTAATTCAGTCATAAGCTCTGATAGGCTGCTGACTACACGTGTACCAATGTATCGGACTCCTTTCTGTGTTAATGGCAAACCTGTAAGAGATCTTTGCAGTGGTTGTTTTTTGTCCTAGTGTTTATTATTGTGTCACTATTTCTTGTGAAATGACAAAGAACAGTAATGAATATATTAATTGTGGAGTAGTTGTCAGTTACCAAGTTGTTTGAAAAGGTTTCTGTAGGATTTTCTTGAATTAACATGAGAGATAATTCTTATAATGTGCTACTGTTTTCTGAGGATACTGTCCTTGTAACTGGAGTTTCCCCAAAAATGATTCTATAACTCGTTAATGAATGGAATGTGCAGAATAAACTTaatttttaactttcctgtagcaGTAATCATGCATAATGTGAACATAGTTGAATGAAGAAACTTTCTACAATTGAGATTTTCATTTTTCTGGAACTTAATACTTTCTACTTCTTGTAGTTCATTGTTTGAGTAATGCATTTTCTAGCTTGTGGAACCTGTGAGAAGTACTGAATTGTATATACTGAGATTTCTCACAATTCAGTGATAATTCATTGGCCTTGAACCAACTGTTGATGTTTTTGAATATCTCATTAGATGCCTTTTTAAGTTAGGGGCTGATACTATTACTTATTCCTATACTTTTATCATCTGCAAAGGGTACACAATTTGTATTTTCTGGAACTGCAagtggaagatcatttatgtatttgaGGAATAACAGAGGAGCCAGTTTAAAAACTTGTGATACTCCATGTCTGACGGCTGCAAATTCTAAGTGCCTATTGTTATGTGATTGAGACGACATGGAAGCACATTGCTCTCTGTCATTCATATAAGACAAAAACCATGAACCTTCTGTGTCTACTAAAATATATGGAGGAAGGTCAATAAATAAGTTGCAAATGTCTACTTATCTCATACTGTGTTTAAATTATGTGCACACATTTTGCCAGCATATAGCAGTATATGCATTCTTTTCATAGAGCCGGTGTTTCTTTGTATGATAGCCAGTGCAAGATGATGGATGCTGCATTAGAGTACACCAGTAGAAAAGCATGCACTCGTGTAGTTTTTGTGGTCCAAAGAACTGTTGACAGAAGTGCATCACAAAATGTGTCCTAAGCATGGTGACAACTGTTTATCATGGAAACTTCTGATCAGTTGCATCCAGGAGTTTGCCACTCCTTGTTAAAGAATCATAGATTGGGTGTGTCTTCATTATCCTGTGACGGTGGCAGCAGAAACTACAGTGCAATATGTGGGACACATCATTCGTAATGATCAGCATGTGACGATCAAAAGTGTAACGTGTGCTGTAGGCTGTTCACATGGAGCTGCTTACATCATCACACATGACCAGTTGAGATTTGTGTACTTCCAGTCTCATAGGTGACCCAAGTTTGTCTCAAGAACAGCTGccacttagaagtaaatatcctcagagtagtgaagcagcttaaataacttaataaaagtaagtcttccggtccagactgtataccagttaggtcctGTCAGtgtgtgctgatgcaatagctccatacttaacagccaTATTGAGTTGCTTGCTCActcgatgaaagatccatacccagagactggaaagttgcacaggtcatgccaatattcaagaaaggtagtcagagaaatccactaaattacatgcccatatcattaacatcaatatgcagcaggatttttgaacacacattatgttcgaacattatgaattactatgaacaaaatggtctattgacacacattcaacacggatttagaaaatatcattcttgtgaaacccaTCTAGCTCttcacacacacgaagtgttgagggcTGTTCATAAGAGATTTCATATTGATGCCATATTTGTAgacttgcagaaggcttttgacactgaaccacacaagcagcttttagtgaaattgcgtgcctatgaaatatcatctcaattatgcgactggatacgtgatttcctctcagagaggtcacagttcaaagcagctgatgaaaagtcattgagtaaaacagaagtgatttctgagattccccaaggtagtgtgataggcccttcgctgttcctaacctatgtaaatgatttaggaaacaatctgagcagctgtcttaggctgtctgcagatgatgctgtcatgtatggtctagtaaagtcatcagaagatcaaaacaaatcacaaaatgatttagaaaatatgcgaaaattggcaattgaccttacataaggaaaagtgtgaggacacctacatgagttctaaaaggaatttgttaaacttcagttacacgataaatcagtcaaatctaaagacctcaaattcaactaaatacctaagaattacaattatgaacaacttaaattcgaacgaacacatagacaatgttgtgaggaaggcaaaccgaagactgcgtccacatctactaaagagactgtctatactgtgcttgtccgtcctcttttggagtactgctgcacagtctgggatccttaccagataggattaacagagtacatcgtgaatgttcagagaagagcagctccTTTTTTATTAATGCGAAATAGGGGTATGccttgttcaagagtggaataaggAAGAATTATTgcgaagcctctgccaggcacttaagtgtgatttgtggagTTTCCATGTAGATATGGGAATGAACAGAATGGGTCTCTTTTTGCAGCATCTCATTCAGTACTTTGAggaagaagaggactttgtggaaTGAATTGCTACAGAGGACGAGGCTTCAGCTCACCACCTTCACCTGGGAACAAAacagccatccacagactggaaaGATTCCACATCCCCAACAACAAAAACTCCAAGACCATTTCATCAGCCTGAAAAATTATGCTCATCATTTTTTGGGACAAGGGAGTGGACAAACTGATGAAATTCGAGCCTTGCAGGAGACTGTGaatgcaaagtttttttttttttttttttacagcattgtgtggaaTCTCTGATAAGCGACTAGCCACAAACAGCCTGGGCCACTGACAAAATGGGTGATTCCTCTGAATGACAATGCCTGCCCTCACACAACAAGACATACGCAGAAGCTGTGTCGTTGGAAATACTTGGAATATCTGCCGTACAGTCCGGACTTGGTACCTagtgactttcatctgtttgggctCCTAAACTCTTGTTTTGGTGAGTGATGTTCTGAAAGTGAAGAAGCTGTAGCTGATGACACTACATGTtggcagcaacagcaacaaaaggCTTCTTTGCTTTTGGCTAACAAGGGACTTTTggccaaatatacagggtgaatatgCAGAAAAGTGAAATAAATTTCAAGAAGTAACATCGATTATTattgcttctattctattctgaaaCTTATGCATTGACTTACCTttgtaatattttaacttttgcatTAGGATCTCATGGTCACCACAGTCAAAAGCCATAGTCAACTTAACAAAACATTCTCGAGGGTATGGCAGTGAATTCTGATTGATTCTAGTATGTCACCTGTCAAGGTAAATCTAACCTGTTCAGTTGACAGCCCTTTCTGAAGTCCAAACTGTTTGCTGCTGAGTGCGTTTTCCAGTACTGTGTGTGTATTGAGTCTGTTGTATGTTACCTTCTAAAATATGCTTGAAAATGCTGgcgaaagtgcacaaaatggtcacggaggaGCACCGAtttaaagtgcgtgaaattgctcactcttgccagatgtcatctgaaaggctaTATCAcactttaactgaagaattagaaatgaaaaaattatctaaaagGTGGGTGCCACGACTCCTGAAGCTGGATCAAAGATGTGTGCCATTGTcacggcaaaattacatgaaccaagatatgaattgttgccacacctgccttattcacctgatacggcTCCATCAGACCTCCCTCTTcccaaaacaaaatttttcttgctggacgaagattcacttcaaacaaagaattgatagccggaattgacaactattttgcacgcCTGGAgaaatgggatcaaggcactggaacatcattggaccaagtgtattaatctacaaggagactacattgaaaaattttaaaaaagtttcagtgatgtaagtactttttttctactccattctgagaacttttcaaaccaccctcgtacatgaGGAGTCCAGCATTGGTAGAAATTTGCCATTTTggatctctctctcacacacacacacacacacacacacacacacacacacacacacacaccaaagtgtTGGTGTCAGTCGTATTTCTGCTGGATGGTTGCAGTTGGTGCATACATCTAAGGAGGTTGGATACTATAATTTGGTAGAGAGCTCTCTTTGTATGAGGTATGTAGTGACTGCATGACTATTACCTGCAGAATCACAATGACTAAAATTAGTTTCACAAAGTGTGATTTATTTTTCTGGTTGGGTTGTTACAGGTTTATCCACTTGCTGTTGATGCACTTTCCAACTGTGATTTACGGAGCATTAAGAAAGAGGTATGAAGCTGCTAAATGTGAAGTTCTGTTAATATTTTGCTTGTGCTGGTAATGTTATTGGCTGTTATATAGTTCGAAACTACTTACAGGGATCAGTGAATTGCCAGTGGATGGACAGAGCTGCAGTACTCCCCACACCATATCCAGAATTAAGTAAATGGGCAGTAATGTGCTCGAAATTATGTGATGATGAATGTTACAATAATGAATATTACATGATTTTAATGATAAACAGGAACGGAGAAAGGCAATCACACATATCTAGTCACATGTGTGTAGCATGTAGAAACACGTAACAAACCTAGAGCCCTTTTTATCATTTTTAGCTGCTTGTCTGGTTCCAGAAAGCTCTGTTTCTGGCATAAGTACCCACTCTTATGCACACTAACACATAAATAAATCAACATCCTACCACCGAGCAAGGTGacacagtgtttagcacactggactcacatttgggaggacggcagttcaaacctgtgttcggccatcatgatttaggttttccgtgatttccctaaattgcttcaggtaaatgccaggatggttcctttgaaagggcatatccaaattccttccctatccttccttaatccgatggtgctgatgacttcactgtttggtaCCACCCCCAAACCAGCCATCCAACCAACCTCTGGCCACGTTCCTTCACGGGAGACATGAATCATGTCtgctatccaactgaagaggttCTAATTTCTTTTTACTATCCAGTATTTAGTGGACTTGACTTTCAACTGTATTTCTATTTCTGTACCAAGGTAAAGCTATTAGCTCAGAGAAAGCTTTGTTGATGTACCAAGAAAAGGGATTGTACAGAAAGTTTACAGTGCATTTTCTTCAGAGTGAATTACCTTGCCAACTGTGTTGAATGAATTCGTTTTTGTGCATGAGCTGATACTAGTTCAAAATAAATGGTAATTTTACATGACTGGGCATCAAGATATATATAATAAAGCTTCAAAATTTATGGAAAGTTCTATTTGAGAATTATGAGctgtttaggaataaaggagacgactCACCAAAATGCAGAAGCACTACATAGTCTATACGCATAGAaccaaaaggtacagagctttttCTAGCTTTTGGAATGAACTTCCTTTTGAAACTTGTaggaaaaacagaaacactctctctctctctctctctctctctctctctctctctctctctctctctctctctctctgtattgggtaggggtgggggtggggcagcAGGACTACAAGTTACCTTAGGTTTATGTCAGGAGGGAGGTTACTGGAGTGAAGGAAGTACAGCTCCCATCTGTGCAGCTAAGAAAAGCTGATGGCTGCTGGTGGTGGGAAGGATacagatggcatgggttgtgaagcactcactgaaatctcacatgttgtgctctactgcatgttgtgccactgggtggtccaccttGTTTCTGGCAAGAGTTTTGCAGTGGTcattcattctagttgacagctggttggttgacACACCAATGTAAAACGCTGTGCAGTGGCTGGAGTAGAGCTGATATTtaatgtggctgctttcacaagtggcccggACTCTGATGGGGCAGGGTAAGTCTAGATTGGGCAGGTCTTGTATCTGggccttccacagggatatgatccctgtggctgGGGATTGGGGGTGGGAGTGGCATGGGGATGGACTACGGTGTTGTGGAGGTTGGGCGGGCGGCAGAACACCATTTTGGGAGGTGGTGGAAGTATTTTGGtgtggatgtccctcatttcagggcatgctaatagataatcaaagccctgaagaAGAATATGGTTCAACTCTTCCAGTTCcaggtggtattgggtgacaagggggggggggggtgctttctTGTGGTTGGTTTTGGAGATGGATTTGAggattaggtgtgtgtgtgtgtggggggatatGGAATGGGAGATCTTTTTGTGAATTAGGTCTGGAGGGTATTGACTGCTTGAAAAtgcctttgtgaggccttcagtATACTGGGTGAGAGGTTTCTGATTGCATTGCACTAGATGTGTTTGTcacgggtggccaggctgtatgggagggatgttTTGGAGTGGAAGGAGTGGCAGCTGTCAGAGTGCAGGTACTGTTGctgattggtgggtttgatgtggaacaAGGTGGGGATGGAGTCATCTGAGAGGAGGAGATCAATATTTAGGAAGGTGGCATGATGGTTGGTGGAGGCCCAGGTGAGGTGGAtggaagagaaggtgttgaggttgtggaggaatgaggataaggtgtctTAGCCTTGGGTTCAGACTAAAaagatgtcatcaacaaacctgAACCAGACCTGAGGTTTAgggttttgggaagctaggaatgTTTCCTCTAGTGGCCCATGAAGAAGTTGGCATAGGAGGATgacatgtgggtgcccatggctgtgccacaaatttgctCGGATAATACCCATGGCCCTACCACAATTGAACACTACTTCTGCCTAAGCTATGCAGATTCCAAACCTACCACTTCGTTCCTCGTACACTCATAACTACTGCACCTTTGAAGGAAAGGCATACAAGCAAATTCATATGGTACAGTCAAGGGCACCTGTGTGCACCtccctatgccaacctcttcatgagcCGCCTAGGGGAAACATTCCTGACTTCTGAAAACCCAGAACCTGCATctcctggtctggttcaggtttattgatgacgTCTTTATAACCAGGACCCAACGCCaggacaccttatcctcattcctccacaacctcaacaacttctctccaATCCACctcacctggtcctcctccaccCATCTTGCCACCTTCCTAAATATCAatctcctcctctcagatggctccatccacaccttgttccacatcagacccaccaatcagcaacagtacctgcattctgACAACTGCCACTCCTTCCattccaaaaaatccctcccatacagcctggccagctGCGGTAGACACATCTGCAGTGATCAGAATTTCTTTGCCCAGTATGGTtaaggcctcacaaaggcctttgTGAGCAGGCAGTACACTCAAGACCTAAATCGTAAATAGATGTCTTGTCCCATAACATCACACACACCAGATCCTCACAACCATCCgaagaaccaaccacaaagaagtgctccccttgtcacccaataccacctgGGACTGGAACAACCGACCCATGtttttcatcagggctttgattatctatcatcatgccctaaaatgagggaAATCCTACCTAAGATACTTCCAACACCTCCCAAAGTGGTGTTctgccacccacccaacctccacaacatcataGTCCATCTGTATGCCACTCCCACCCCCAATACCCAACCGCAGGGATCATactcctgtggaagacccagatgcaagacctgcacaATCTACCCCACCCAACACCAGCTATTCCAGACCTGTtgtaggcttatcctaccccatcagagtcATGGTcaaatgtgaaagcagccatgttaaataccagctctgttgcaaccactgcacagcattgcattgcattgttttggtatgacaaccaaccagctgtcagcTAAAATGAATGGTCACCACCAACCTGTTGCCATAAACAAGGTGGTGCACCCAGTGGCGCAGTgtgcagcagagcacaacatgcgAGATTTCAGCAggtgcttcacaacccatgccatctgcatcctccccaccaccaccaacttttttgagctgcacagatgggagctatccttacagcacatccttcgcTCCTGTAATCCCCAGGCCTAAATCTTATATGTTAAACTTGTTTGCCTCCTTCTGTTCCAggttaatttcaaacatttttcatttcttcttcaccAGGAGGGAGgcacattcacatttaatgtgTAAAACACCTGTAAAGGGTTTTTTCCTGTGCCATCCCCTTGTAATTACATGTATGGTAGCAATTTTAACCACTGGCATACCATggcacaaaaatttattttaacagtttgtatCATAAACATATGTTTTTGCTGTAGAGAGTGAGCCAGAACTCCgctgacaaactttcagaagtTGTTAAGGGACACTTTCAGAGTTTTTTGGTATTAGGGACCCACGGCCTCTGGAGGCTCATTACAGAGTCATTGGATTTCTCTTTTATTCACACCCCAGTTAGCTTTGTATCTTGTATtacactgaaaatagtgcacaacagtgcaaatgtcagcAATATGCATTTTGTGTCTTATggggaaacaaacttgttccattcactcacagtAATTGCTCTTGACAACAATAATGCCCACATTACTCTTCACCCTCAAGCTTGCGTTCAGTATTGCGCATCTCCGTCTTCAGTTTGTTTTTCTGGCAATGTTACTTGTACCTCAACAGTGATATACAGTACTATGagttggtttactgatgaagacttgaccaatgtgcactctgtgttcaGTTCCACTGAATGCAGTGGGTAGTGGCACAGTGATGCCTATACCAAGTT
This genomic interval carries:
- the LOC124553804 gene encoding uncharacterized protein LOC124553804 isoform X5 encodes the protein MEHEAIGWVKKEVMQLEPSSALLEEPSGITTSSDDVKMDPELKVEVTASEWNVYPLAVDALSNCDLRSIKKEGSVNCQWMDRAAVLPTPYPELNSSRSAKYP